One window of the Mycobacterium xenopi genome contains the following:
- the rpmE gene encoding 50S ribosomal protein L31, whose protein sequence is MKPGIHPPYVETTVVCSCGNTFQTRSTKQSGRIVVEVCSQCHPFYTGKQKILDSGGRVARFERRYGKRRTGADKEANVEKTKADK, encoded by the coding sequence ATGAAACCCGGCATTCACCCGCCTTACGTCGAGACCACGGTTGTCTGTAGCTGCGGCAACACCTTCCAGACCCGCAGCACCAAACAGAGCGGTCGCATCGTGGTGGAGGTGTGCTCGCAGTGCCATCCGTTCTACACGGGCAAGCAGAAGATCCTCGACAGCGGTGGACGGGTGGCTCGCTTCGAAAGGCGGTACGGCAAGCGCAGGACCGGCGCCGACAAGGAAGCCAACGTCGAGAAGACCAAGGCCGACAAGTAG
- the fadD1 gene encoding fatty-acid--CoA ligase FadD1, whose product MAETIQQLLRERIDDPTPAVKYADRVWTWREHLAEASTMAAALIGIADPQRPLHVGALLGNTPEMLTAMAAAALGGYVLCGINDTRRGAALANDILRADCQLLLIDPEHRDLLDGLELPGVQVFDTSSSNWSALLASAGPLQPHREVAPTDTFMMIFTSGTSGEPKAVQVMHLTVLFAGSTLIERFEITPDDVCYLSMPLFHSNALLAGWSVAVGSGAAMVPAKFSASRLLADLRRYGATFMNYVGKPLAYVLATPEQPDDRDNPLRVAFGNEASDRDIAEFSRRFDCTVWDGFGSTEGAIIITREDGCPPGSLGRGFPGVAIYNPQTGTECPPAVFDDDGALANPDEAIGELVNTSGAGLFAGYYNDPEATSARLRDGMFWSGDLAYRDEDGWIYFAGRSADWLRVDGENMTTAPIERILQRLPAINHVAVYAVPDERVGDQVMAAIVLQDNADLTPEEFGKFLAAQPDLSPKAWPRHVWLTDRLPTTATNKILKRELTARGARPDGGVLWTRAAPSNTYVVVDRNPKNQKVYEVSHG is encoded by the coding sequence GTGGCCGAAACCATCCAGCAGCTGCTTCGCGAGCGGATCGACGACCCGACCCCGGCGGTGAAATACGCCGACCGGGTGTGGACGTGGCGTGAGCACCTGGCCGAGGCATCCACCATGGCAGCGGCGTTGATCGGCATCGCCGATCCCCAACGGCCCCTGCACGTCGGCGCGCTGCTGGGCAACACCCCTGAGATGCTCACCGCGATGGCCGCCGCTGCGCTGGGCGGATACGTGCTTTGCGGGATCAACGACACTCGCCGCGGGGCCGCGCTGGCAAACGACATTCTGCGGGCCGACTGCCAGCTCCTGCTCATCGATCCCGAGCACCGTGATCTGCTCGACGGGCTGGAGTTGCCCGGTGTGCAGGTATTCGACACGTCGAGCAGTAACTGGTCGGCTTTGCTGGCGTCGGCCGGTCCGCTTCAGCCCCACCGGGAAGTCGCGCCGACCGACACCTTCATGATGATCTTCACGTCGGGGACCAGCGGTGAGCCGAAAGCGGTGCAGGTAATGCATTTGACGGTCCTCTTCGCCGGTTCGACACTGATCGAGCGATTCGAGATCACGCCCGACGACGTTTGTTACCTTTCGATGCCGCTGTTTCACTCGAACGCGTTGCTGGCCGGGTGGAGCGTGGCGGTGGGATCCGGTGCGGCGATGGTCCCGGCCAAATTCTCGGCATCCCGGCTGCTCGCCGACCTGCGCCGGTACGGGGCGACGTTCATGAACTACGTCGGCAAACCCTTGGCGTACGTGCTTGCCACACCCGAGCAGCCCGATGACCGCGACAACCCGTTGCGGGTGGCGTTCGGCAACGAGGCCAGCGATCGTGACATCGCCGAATTCAGCCGGCGCTTCGACTGCACGGTATGGGACGGGTTCGGGTCCACCGAGGGAGCGATCATCATCACCCGGGAAGACGGGTGTCCGCCCGGCTCGTTGGGCCGCGGTTTTCCCGGTGTCGCGATCTACAACCCGCAGACCGGTACCGAATGCCCGCCGGCCGTATTCGACGACGACGGTGCCCTGGCCAATCCCGACGAAGCGATCGGCGAGCTGGTCAATACGTCCGGCGCGGGCTTGTTCGCCGGTTACTACAACGATCCCGAAGCCACAAGTGCCCGGCTTCGAGACGGCATGTTCTGGTCGGGCGACCTCGCTTACCGCGACGAGGATGGCTGGATCTACTTCGCGGGGCGCAGCGCGGACTGGTTGCGCGTTGACGGCGAGAACATGACCACCGCGCCCATCGAACGCATTCTGCAGCGGCTGCCGGCGATCAACCACGTCGCGGTCTACGCGGTGCCCGACGAGCGTGTCGGCGACCAGGTGATGGCTGCAATTGTGTTGCAAGACAACGCCGATCTGACACCCGAGGAGTTCGGTAAGTTCCTCGCGGCGCAGCCCGATTTGTCACCGAAGGCGTGGCCGAGGCATGTCTGGCTCACCGATCGCTTGCCGACCACAGCAACCAACAAGATCCTCAAGCGCGAGCTGACGGCGCGGGGTGCCAGACCCGACGGCGGTGTTCTGTGGACGCGGGCGGCACCCAGCAACACCTACGTCGTCGTGGATCGCAATCCGAAGAACCAAAAGGTCTATGAGGTAAGCCACGGATAG
- the prfA gene encoding peptide chain release factor 1 — MTQSVQAIDALLAEHADLERRLADPELHTNPAAARKAGRRFAQLAPIVAAYRKLESARGDLETARELATSDESFAAEVAELETRVAELDTQLTDMLAPRDPHDPDDIVLEVKSGEGGEESALFAADLARMYIRYAERRGWTVTVLDETTSDLGGYKDATLSIASKGDSPEGVWSRMKFEGGVHRVQRVPVTESQGRVHTSAAGVLVYPEPEEIGEVQIDESDLRIDVYRSSGKGGQGVNTTDSAVRITHLPTGIVVTCQNERSQLQNKTRALQVLAARLQAMVEEQALADASADRASQIRTVDRSERIRTYNFPENRITDHRIGYKAHNLDQVLDGDLDALFDALAAADRQARLQQA; from the coding sequence ATGACGCAAAGCGTGCAGGCGATCGACGCACTGCTTGCCGAACACGCCGACCTCGAGCGTCGGTTGGCCGACCCCGAACTGCACACCAATCCTGCCGCAGCCCGCAAAGCGGGACGCCGCTTCGCACAGCTGGCGCCGATCGTCGCCGCCTACCGCAAGCTGGAATCGGCGCGCGGCGACCTGGAGACCGCCCGGGAACTGGCAACCTCCGATGAGTCGTTTGCCGCTGAGGTTGCCGAACTGGAAACGCGGGTGGCCGAACTGGACACCCAACTCACCGACATGCTTGCGCCGCGTGATCCGCACGATCCCGACGACATCGTGCTGGAGGTTAAGTCCGGTGAGGGCGGGGAGGAGTCGGCGCTGTTCGCCGCCGACCTGGCCCGGATGTACATCCGCTACGCCGAGCGCCGCGGCTGGACGGTGACGGTCCTAGACGAAACCACCTCAGACCTAGGCGGCTACAAAGACGCGACACTATCCATCGCGAGCAAGGGCGACTCGCCGGAGGGGGTTTGGTCGCGGATGAAGTTCGAAGGCGGCGTGCACCGGGTCCAGCGGGTGCCGGTGACCGAATCGCAGGGACGAGTGCACACCTCGGCGGCCGGGGTGCTGGTTTACCCCGAACCCGAGGAAATCGGCGAGGTGCAGATCGACGAGTCGGACCTGCGCATCGACGTCTACCGATCCTCCGGCAAGGGTGGGCAAGGCGTCAACACCACCGACTCCGCGGTGCGAATCACCCATCTACCCACCGGCATCGTCGTCACCTGCCAAAACGAGCGCTCCCAATTGCAGAACAAGACCCGCGCACTGCAGGTGCTTGCCGCGCGTCTGCAGGCGATGGTCGAGGAGCAGGCACTGGCAGACGCGTCCGCAGACCGGGCGAGCCAGATCCGCACCGTGGACCGCAGCGAACGCATCCGCACCTACAACTTTCCGGAAAACCGCATCACCGACCATCGGATCGGGTACAAGGCGCACAATCTCGATCAGGTTCTCGACGGTGACCTCGACGCGCTGTTCGACGCGCTGGCCGCCGCCGACCGGCAGGCGCGATTACAGCAAGCATGA
- a CDS encoding L-threonylcarbamoyladenylate synthase, with amino-acid sequence MTELFDCRDPSQRSRGIASAVKAVKSGRLVVMPTDTVYGIGADAFDSSAVAALLAAKGRGRDMPVGVLVGSWQTIDGLALTVPEAARQLIRAFWPGALSLVIQHAPSLQWDLGNARGTVMLRMPLHPVAIEVLREVGPMAVSSANISGQRPAVAVGDARRQLGDLVDVYLDAGPSAEQAASTIVDLTGPSPRILRSGPVSAEAIGRVLGLDPASLTD; translated from the coding sequence ATGACCGAGCTGTTCGACTGCCGCGACCCCAGTCAGCGCTCCCGCGGGATCGCGTCAGCGGTCAAGGCCGTCAAAAGCGGCAGGCTGGTGGTCATGCCAACCGACACCGTCTACGGCATCGGCGCCGACGCTTTCGACAGCTCCGCCGTGGCCGCGCTGTTGGCGGCCAAGGGGCGCGGGCGCGACATGCCGGTTGGTGTGCTGGTTGGTTCCTGGCAGACAATCGACGGACTGGCCCTCACCGTGCCGGAGGCCGCGCGGCAACTGATCCGCGCCTTCTGGCCCGGCGCGCTGAGCCTGGTGATCCAACACGCTCCGTCGCTGCAGTGGGATCTCGGCAATGCCCGCGGCACCGTGATGCTGCGAATGCCGTTGCACCCGGTGGCAATCGAGGTGCTACGCGAAGTCGGGCCGATGGCGGTGTCCAGCGCCAACATTTCCGGTCAACGGCCCGCGGTCGCCGTCGGCGACGCCCGGCGCCAACTCGGCGACCTTGTCGACGTCTACCTCGACGCGGGCCCCTCCGCCGAGCAGGCAGCCTCCACGATTGTGGACTTGACTGGCCCTAGCCCCCGCATCCTGCGCTCGGGACCGGTCAGCGCCGAGGCCATCGGTCGGGTCCTCGGCTTGGATCCTGCAAGTTTGACGGACTGA
- the prmC gene encoding peptide chain release factor N(5)-glutamine methyltransferase has protein sequence MTTQLRQAIACAAAVLAEAGIGSARYDAEELAAHLAGVERGRLPLLDPPDEQFFDQYRDLVSARSRRVPLQHLTGTVAFGPVTLQVGPGVFIPRPETEAMLEWACTQQLGAGPVIVDLCTGSGALAVALARHWPHARVIAVDDSETAVDYARRNAAGTAAEVVLADVTAPGLFPDLDGKVDLLVANPPYIPDCASLETEVAQYDPPHAVFGGPDGMAVIAAVVGHAGRLLRPGGLLAVEHDDAASAQTVEIVCNTRCFDDIVARRDFAGRPRFVTARRMGER, from the coding sequence ATGACCACGCAACTGCGACAGGCAATCGCTTGCGCGGCAGCGGTGCTCGCAGAGGCGGGCATAGGCTCGGCGCGCTATGACGCCGAGGAGTTGGCCGCGCACCTGGCCGGGGTTGAGCGCGGCCGGCTGCCATTGCTCGACCCGCCCGATGAGCAGTTCTTCGACCAGTACCGCGACTTGGTCAGTGCGCGTTCCCGACGGGTGCCGCTTCAGCATCTCACCGGGACAGTGGCATTCGGCCCGGTGACGTTGCAGGTTGGTCCCGGCGTGTTTATCCCGCGCCCCGAAACCGAGGCCATGCTGGAGTGGGCGTGCACGCAACAACTTGGGGCGGGGCCGGTAATCGTTGACCTCTGCACCGGATCCGGCGCGCTGGCGGTCGCGTTGGCTCGGCACTGGCCGCACGCGCGGGTGATCGCCGTCGACGACTCCGAGACCGCGGTTGACTACGCGCGTCGCAACGCCGCGGGCACCGCCGCCGAAGTCGTGCTTGCTGATGTCACAGCGCCGGGCCTGTTTCCTGATCTTGACGGTAAGGTCGACCTCCTGGTGGCCAACCCGCCCTATATCCCGGACTGTGCTTCACTGGAAACCGAAGTGGCTCAATATGATCCACCACACGCGGTGTTCGGGGGCCCAGATGGGATGGCGGTGATCGCCGCCGTGGTCGGCCACGCCGGACGGTTACTGCGCCCGGGTGGTCTGCTCGCCGTCGAGCACGACGACGCGGCATCGGCGCAAACCGTCGAAATAGTCTGTAACACAAGGTGTTTCGACGACATCGTGGCTCGACGAGATTTCGCGGGCCGACCGCGGTTCGTCACCGCCCGCAGGATGGGTGAACGATGA